A window of Chitinophaga sp. MM2321 contains these coding sequences:
- a CDS encoding RagB/SusD family nutrient uptake outer membrane protein encodes MKLYKVIALIGVSLVMLTSCKKEFLDAPKPENGTLTDNIIFSTKAGAENALTGIYWIFRSENYNGYYGYPNNSGNLTNRGLQTSMFFFEVRGNDLFDGYGSWWESEGAWEESSYGRIQTGSRTQQIWDMFYKAINNANAVIKYAPEVAGTSDAEKEALIAEAKAIRAYSYFWLARAYQFTYAKNPDAPGVPLYTEPASKQSEGNPRASLKEIYALIVADLDEAVAKLPVTSVDKYRINKNVAAGILAEVYQELAMADNTLWQKAIDNAKAARAGNPLMSNASYAAGFNDISNQEWLWGFPVPEDQSLTYYSQFGYMDQQGGYYRNIFVNSDFVDQFSATDTRKSLFTFNGVNPAAPARTYATRKYRSRLATSITGDILVMRSAEMYLIEAEALAQQKKIPESIDVLFELQSFRDPAAVKPAANITQADLIKIILLERRKEMYGEIGVQFFDLKRYQLPLERTGNHPYLLTIPANDPRWLIQLPISEIDANKNIAPADQNP; translated from the coding sequence ATGAAACTATATAAAGTTATTGCGCTTATAGGTGTGAGTCTCGTTATGCTGACATCCTGCAAAAAGGAGTTCCTGGATGCCCCCAAACCTGAGAACGGGACCTTAACGGATAATATCATTTTTTCTACCAAAGCGGGTGCTGAGAATGCGTTGACAGGGATCTACTGGATCTTCCGTTCAGAAAATTATAATGGCTATTATGGTTATCCGAATAATTCCGGTAACCTGACCAACAGAGGGCTGCAAACAAGCATGTTCTTTTTTGAAGTGCGGGGTAATGATCTGTTTGATGGATATGGCAGCTGGTGGGAATCTGAAGGCGCCTGGGAAGAAAGTTCTTATGGACGCATTCAAACCGGCAGCCGCACCCAACAGATCTGGGATATGTTTTACAAAGCGATCAACAATGCCAATGCAGTTATAAAATATGCCCCTGAAGTTGCGGGTACTTCCGATGCAGAAAAAGAAGCACTGATAGCCGAAGCAAAAGCGATCAGGGCATATTCTTATTTTTGGTTGGCAAGGGCTTATCAGTTTACCTATGCAAAAAATCCTGATGCACCGGGTGTTCCTCTTTATACAGAACCGGCTTCCAAGCAAAGTGAGGGTAATCCGAGGGCGTCGTTAAAAGAAATTTACGCACTCATTGTGGCAGACCTGGATGAAGCGGTTGCCAAACTACCAGTTACCAGTGTAGATAAATACCGTATCAATAAAAACGTGGCAGCAGGCATCCTGGCGGAAGTATACCAGGAACTGGCCATGGCAGACAATACACTTTGGCAGAAGGCGATAGATAATGCAAAAGCCGCGCGTGCAGGCAATCCATTAATGAGCAATGCCAGTTATGCAGCAGGTTTTAATGATATCAGCAACCAGGAATGGTTATGGGGATTTCCGGTTCCTGAAGATCAAAGCCTGACGTATTATTCTCAGTTTGGGTATATGGATCAGCAAGGCGGTTATTACCGGAATATATTCGTGAACAGCGACTTTGTAGACCAGTTCAGTGCAACGGATACCAGGAAGTCCTTATTCACCTTTAACGGGGTGAATCCCGCAGCGCCGGCCCGCACCTATGCTACCCGGAAATACAGGTCGAGACTCGCTACTTCCATTACCGGCGATATTCTTGTGATGCGCTCGGCAGAAATGTATTTAATTGAAGCAGAAGCACTGGCACAGCAAAAGAAAATACCTGAATCGATTGACGTATTATTTGAACTACAAAGTTTTCGTGACCCGGCTGCTGTTAAACCAGCCGCCAACATTACACAGGCTGACCTGATCAAAATCATCCTGCTGGAACGCCGCAAAGAAATGTATGGAGAAATTGGTGTGCAGTTTTTTGATCTGAAACGCTACCAGCTGCCGTTGGAGAGAACAGGTAACCACCCCTATTTATTGACCATTCCGGCAAATGACCCCAGGTGGTTAATACAACTTCCTATCAGCGAAATAGATGCTAATAAAAACATTGCTCCGGCTGATCAGAATCCATAA
- a CDS encoding DUF1801 domain-containing protein, with product MNQEVTQYIQSKQDWQIKVCELLRKMILKTIPGVEERIQYGKPHYLKNGHYACVISVAKDKVSFMIFNATALEEIKGFFKSMSGPERKTATILQDQKVDYDLLSSLLKQATAAL from the coding sequence ATGAACCAGGAAGTTACACAGTACATTCAATCAAAGCAGGACTGGCAGATAAAAGTATGCGAATTGCTTCGAAAAATGATCCTCAAAACCATTCCGGGTGTTGAAGAGCGGATACAATATGGCAAGCCCCATTACCTGAAGAACGGGCACTATGCATGTGTGATCAGCGTGGCAAAGGATAAGGTATCTTTTATGATCTTTAACGCCACCGCCCTGGAAGAGATCAAAGGGTTTTTCAAATCTATGTCTGGTCCGGAAAGAAAGACAGCTACTATCCTCCAGGATCAAAAGGTGGATTATGATTTGCTGTCATCGCTTTTAAAGCAGGCCACAGCAGCATTGTAG
- a CDS encoding SusC/RagA family TonB-linked outer membrane protein, protein MKKKLLFFLTFLIYYCAGVSAQSRTVSGTVVDANNGMPVPGVAVRETGTAKAVPTDNKGHFSISVSNDATLLFNYIGYEPQQINVSNQDNITVRLQNKDKQLNEVVITAYGNTKKEAFTGTAAVISNEKFKDLQVSTITGVLQGNASGVLAVSSTGQPGESPTIRIRGIGSYNASNDPLILLDGTPYTGDINSINPGDVETVTILKDASSTSIYGSRAANGIIQITTKKGSGKSKFEFSGLTGFSKRAVKEYKTLNASQYYELAWEALRNDAVDNPALLTQFNLPTAEAYATNQVVPRLVYNPFNVAQPVGLDGKLDAGAKLLWNDNWMDEMTHTGIRNDLNMNVSGSDAANTIRYYLSGGYIHDQGILKESDFKRYSGRVKVDATPARWLQLGINSSLAYSNQNYPYQGNGAGSSGIAFARSIAPIYPVYLRNWTNGNYVLDGTGNKIFDYGNNSAEQGVLRPAAENRLFNQGQNPAGTNSINPVTYERLTANGIAYAGLNLFDGLTFRSQYSMDYNQVDNNLFWNPFYGDGTTSGGYSFRGITLLYAQNFSNAFTYDKKLGSIHHINVVAGMEAFKQVSELTSAERSGFTYPSPTQPSYGTTSKAGGTKDIFRLQSYFGRAGYDIADKYHLSLSLRTDGSTRFAKDARWGVFYAAGASWNLDKEKFMENVDFLSQLKLKASYGTSGNQSLTGSFPYLGTYTAGANVGGASGSIINTIANPDLSWETQKQLDMGVEFGVLKDKITGSFVYFDRRSASLLFERPLPGSTGINSISDNVGGVKNYGFEIELNTVNIRRKNLEWRTSFNVTKLKNVITDVAPGTNQKLGGSWYEWYMQEYAGVDPTDGKPTWYMDDAANAGSKITTKKYSEATRYYLGSQLSDYTGGITNFVKYKNFDLTVLASFAIGGNFYNADYGGLMGGMVSLGSNSSTDLLNRWQSASNPGNGMVPKLITTVDNGNYSSTRFLYDQTYMRVRNITLGYRLPEAMLKRASLTNVRIFLDVQNGFTFFGGPKGADPEAGISAQAQNNNTSTSKIFSIGINVGL, encoded by the coding sequence ATGAAAAAAAAGTTACTATTTTTTCTGACATTCCTTATCTATTACTGTGCGGGAGTTTCAGCTCAATCCAGAACGGTATCAGGTACTGTAGTGGATGCCAACAACGGGATGCCGGTTCCGGGTGTAGCAGTAAGAGAAACCGGTACCGCAAAAGCTGTTCCTACTGACAACAAAGGCCATTTCAGCATCAGCGTAAGCAACGACGCCACGCTGCTATTTAACTATATTGGGTATGAGCCGCAGCAAATAAATGTCAGCAATCAGGATAACATTACCGTAAGGTTGCAGAATAAAGACAAGCAACTGAATGAGGTTGTGATCACCGCTTATGGCAACACCAAAAAGGAGGCGTTCACCGGAACGGCGGCCGTCATTTCCAATGAAAAATTCAAGGATCTCCAGGTGTCTACCATTACAGGCGTTTTACAGGGCAATGCCAGCGGCGTACTGGCGGTTAGTTCCACCGGTCAACCTGGTGAGAGTCCTACCATCCGGATACGGGGTATCGGCTCTTATAATGCCAGCAACGATCCGTTGATCCTCCTGGATGGCACCCCATACACCGGTGATATAAACAGTATCAATCCCGGTGATGTAGAAACGGTTACTATTTTAAAAGATGCCTCCTCCACCTCTATCTATGGCTCCAGAGCTGCGAATGGTATTATTCAGATCACTACCAAAAAAGGCAGTGGCAAAAGTAAGTTTGAATTTTCCGGGTTAACCGGTTTTTCAAAACGTGCTGTGAAAGAATATAAGACACTCAACGCTTCCCAATATTATGAACTCGCCTGGGAAGCCCTGCGCAATGATGCGGTGGACAACCCGGCGTTACTGACCCAGTTTAACCTTCCTACCGCAGAAGCATATGCCACCAACCAGGTGGTACCGCGCCTGGTGTATAATCCATTCAATGTGGCGCAGCCGGTTGGCCTGGACGGCAAGCTGGATGCGGGTGCAAAACTGCTATGGAATGATAACTGGATGGATGAAATGACCCACACAGGAATCCGGAACGATTTAAACATGAATGTATCCGGCAGCGATGCCGCTAATACTATCCGTTATTACTTATCCGGTGGGTATATTCACGACCAGGGTATTCTGAAAGAATCCGATTTCAAAAGATATTCCGGCCGGGTAAAAGTAGATGCTACCCCTGCCAGATGGTTACAGCTGGGTATTAATTCCAGTCTCGCCTATTCCAATCAGAATTATCCTTACCAGGGTAATGGCGCTGGTTCCAGTGGAATAGCCTTTGCCAGATCCATCGCTCCTATTTATCCTGTCTACCTGAGAAACTGGACAAACGGCAACTATGTACTGGATGGTACAGGCAATAAAATATTCGATTACGGCAACAACAGTGCTGAACAAGGTGTACTGCGGCCCGCAGCCGAAAACCGGCTTTTTAACCAGGGACAGAACCCGGCAGGTACAAACAGTATTAACCCGGTCACCTATGAGCGGTTAACCGCTAACGGTATCGCCTATGCGGGGCTGAATCTGTTCGACGGGCTGACTTTCCGTTCACAGTACTCGATGGATTATAACCAGGTTGATAATAACTTATTCTGGAATCCTTTTTATGGCGATGGTACTACCAGCGGCGGCTATAGCTTCCGGGGTATTACCCTGCTGTATGCGCAGAATTTCAGTAATGCTTTCACGTACGACAAAAAACTGGGAAGCATTCACCATATCAATGTGGTAGCCGGTATGGAAGCATTCAAACAGGTAAGTGAGTTGACATCAGCAGAAAGATCAGGCTTTACCTATCCTTCTCCTACCCAACCCAGCTATGGTACTACATCCAAAGCGGGAGGCACCAAAGATATTTTCAGGTTACAGAGTTATTTTGGCCGTGCAGGTTATGACATCGCTGACAAATATCACCTGAGTCTTTCATTGCGTACAGACGGCTCCACACGGTTTGCCAAAGATGCCAGATGGGGCGTATTCTATGCAGCAGGTGCTTCCTGGAACCTGGACAAAGAGAAATTCATGGAGAATGTGGATTTCCTGAGCCAGCTGAAATTAAAAGCCAGTTACGGTACCAGTGGTAACCAGTCATTAACGGGCAGCTTTCCTTACCTGGGTACTTACACAGCAGGCGCCAATGTAGGAGGTGCCAGCGGGTCTATTATTAATACCATTGCCAATCCGGATCTTAGCTGGGAAACACAGAAACAGCTGGACATGGGTGTTGAATTTGGTGTGCTGAAAGACAAGATAACCGGTTCATTCGTATACTTTGACCGCAGATCGGCCAGCTTGTTGTTTGAGCGGCCACTCCCGGGTTCTACCGGTATTAACTCCATCAGCGATAATGTGGGCGGTGTAAAAAACTATGGATTTGAAATAGAATTAAATACCGTTAATATCCGGCGTAAAAACCTGGAATGGCGTACATCCTTCAACGTTACCAAACTCAAAAACGTCATCACAGATGTAGCTCCCGGAACCAATCAGAAATTGGGTGGTAGCTGGTATGAATGGTACATGCAGGAATATGCCGGTGTAGATCCTACCGATGGAAAACCAACCTGGTATATGGATGATGCAGCCAATGCAGGGAGCAAAATAACCACGAAAAAATATAGTGAAGCCACCCGTTATTATTTGGGTAGCCAGCTGTCTGACTATACCGGTGGAATCACCAATTTTGTGAAGTATAAAAATTTTGATCTGACTGTGCTGGCTTCATTCGCCATAGGCGGAAATTTTTATAATGCTGATTATGGCGGATTGATGGGAGGAATGGTTAGTCTGGGCAGCAATTCAAGCACCGACCTTTTAAACAGGTGGCAAAGCGCATCTAATCCAGGGAATGGCATGGTGCCCAAGCTGATCACAACGGTTGATAACGGTAATTATAGTTCCACCCGTTTTCTATACGATCAAACGTATATGCGTGTACGTAATATCACACTGGGGTACCGGCTTCCGGAAGCGATGTTGAAAAGGGCTTCGCTCACTAATGTCAGGATTTTCCTGGATGTACAGAATGGGTTTACCTTCTTCGGCGGACCGAAAGGTGCTGATCCGGAAGCGGGTATTAGTGCCCAGGCACAAAATAACAACACCAGCACCAGTAAAATATTTTCCATTGGCATTAACGTGGGCCTGTAA